ATTTTAATGTAAATCAGTACTTTTTTTCATTCAAAAAAATGGATAGCGTTTCAATAGCGAAAGTCATTTCAGAAAGTAATGTAATTATTGATATTGAGCATCCAAAGCAAACAGGTCTTACGATGCGTACTATTGAAATGATTGGTATGCAAAAAAAATTATTAACTACGAACTCAAGTATAAAGAATTATGATTTTTATAATAAACAAAATATTTATATCATAGATCGGAACGTTAGCAAGTTAGATATTGATTTTTTTAATACTCCTTATAAGCCTTTAGATAGACATATTTATAAAAAATACAGTTTGGAGCAATGGGTCTTAGATGTATTAGGAGAGGACGATGAGTAATAAATATACCATTTCAGAATTTATAACAACTGGCTTTTCATATGTTTTAACTAAACTATTTGATAGAAAAGCAAGATTAATACGCCGTCCGATATATATCCGTGGGAAGTCTGATTTGTTTTATAAAAAGGGCTTTACTACTGGGCATGGATGTCGTTTTGATTTAAAAGGTGACAATGAGATTCGATTAATATTTGGAGAAAATTGTGAACTTGGAGATGGTGTGCATATTGTTGCTCATGAAAAAGTTGTTATTGGAAATAATGTATTGATGGCATCAAAAATTTTTATAAGTGATACTAGTCACGGTGATTATTCCGATGAAAAACAAGACAGTCCATTAACGACTCCAAACAAAAGGCCATTAATTACCAATCCTGTAACTATAGGTGATAATGTTTGGCTTGGAGAAAATGTCGTAGTACTTCCTGGGGTTGAGATAGGTTCTGGAAGTATAGTAGGGGCTAATTCAGTAGTAAATAAAAGTATTCCTGAAAATTCAATAGCGGTGGGTTCACCTGCTAAAGTAATCAAAACGTTTGATTTCAGTAATAATCAATGGAAAAAAGTAGAGGTTGAATAAAAATGAAGATACTAGTCACGGGAGCAAACGGTTATTTGGGTAAAGGAGTTGTAAAGGTTCTCCTGGATCAAGGAGTGAACGTAATAGCTACGGATTTTCACAGTGATTTCATTGACCAACGAGCAACAATTAAATGTGTTGATTTATTTAAATTAACAAATCCATTTGAATTCTTTGAACAGCCAGATATTTTAGTTCATATGGCCTGGCGAGATGGATTTATCCATCACTCAGATAACCATTTACGAGACTTACCTGAACATTATGAGTTTATAAAAAAAATGGTAGAGGCAGGAGTGAAAAAAGTAGCAGTTTTAGGAAGTATGCACGAAGTTGGTTTTTTTGAAGGTTCAATAAATGAAACGACTCCAACAAATCCGCAAAGTTTATATGGAATTAGTAAGAACGCTTTAAGAAATGCAGTAGAATTACTTTGTAAAAAACATAGTATTATTTTCCAATGGTTGAGAGGATTTTATATTGTAGGTAATACGATTGATGGCAGTTCCATTTTTTCAAAAATTGTTCAAGCGAATGATAATCAACAAGAGGTATTTCCATTTACAATGGGGTTGAACCAGTTCGATTTTATTGATTATGATGATTTTTGTGTTGGAGTTGCACAGACAGTATTACAGGATAACATTGTAGGTATCATTAATATATGTTCAGGGAGCCCTGAAAAGTTAGCTGATAGAGTAGAACGATTTATACAAGAGAATAACTTTAATATTAAATTGCAATATGGAGCATTTCCTGATAGACCATATGATTCAAAGGCTGTCTGGGGAGATGTGAGTAAGTTAACGAAAATTTTAGAACAAAGTAAATAGTTTTTTAAGTATCGCTTATTTGGATGGCACATTGAAAAATACTCTATTTTTCTTAATATTATGTTTTTTAGTGAAATGTTTTTAAATGAAATAAGCTTAATAAAAATTGATTCACCTCTTTATATTAACGTAAAGAGATCATAGTTTTTTTAGAGTTATCAATTTTTCATATTTGTTCGTGATAAAGAGATTGAGTGAATAATTATAAAATAGTATAAGTCAATTATAAGAAAGTAGTATGTAAATGAAAAAAATTTGTATCATTACTATGGGGAACATATATCTTGTCCCATATTTACAAACCTATCTGTCTCAAATAAATCATCCGGTTTCAATTATTTATTGGGATAGAGCTAATTTAAATGAGACTTATAAAGATAATGATATATATAGGTTTCAGCATAAATTCGCAACTAAAACTGATAAAATATTAGGATATTGTAGGTATCGGAAGTTTATTAAAAAAATTTTATTAGACCAAGAATTTGATGTCGTGATATTATTGCAAACTTTGAGCGCTTTGTTGTTACATGATATTTTATTAAAAAAGTTTAAACATCAGTTTATAGTTGATATTCGAGATTATACTTATGAAGATAATAAAATAATTTTTGCGATAGAAAAGAAATTATTAAGCAATTCTGCCATGAATATTGTTTCTTCAGAAGGTTTTTTGAAATTTTTACCTAAAGATATAGATTATGAAATTGCTCATAATATTCGCAAGTGGCCAAATGAGGCTTTAGAGCGCATTAAAAATAGAAAAAAAAATAAGAGCAAGTTACATATTGTTTTTGTGGGATATGTTAATTATCAAGAGCAGCACAAAAAGTTACTTTTAAAATTAAAAAATGACTCTAGATTTGAAATTAGTTTTATTGGTACTCGAGCACAAGAACTTGAAGATTTTTGCGAAGAAAACCAAATAGAAAATGTCAGATTAATAGGAACGTTTCAATCGGAAGATACTTTGAAGTTTTATGAAGATGCTGATTTTGTAAATAACTTATATGGGAATAATACTCCAGTGTTGGATTATGCTTTATCTAATAAACTGTACTATGCTGCAATTTTGAATATACCTATATTGGTCTGTGAAAATACTTTTATGGAAGAGATTTCAAATACGTATAATTTTGGAATAACTGTGGATCTAGATTTAGAAGAAAATTTAGGAGACTTTTTATTTTTAAAGTATAGTGAGATTGATTGGAATAATTTATCTAATGGTTGTGAGAGTTTTTTAAAGGAAGTTAATAAACAACAAAATAGATTCGAGAGAAATCTTTCTAGATTACTAAATTAAGGGAGAAAAATGGCAAAAATTTTACATACAATTCCAGCATTAGATGGGGGAGGAGCAGATAGGGTTATTTTTGACTATACTGTTAGAATGATTCCTGATCTGGAATTTGATTTTATTGTACACTCGGAAGATAAAGGAATTCTCGAGGAAGAACTACTAAATAAAGGATGTCAAATATTTCATGTTCCTTCATTAAAAACGAGTGGCTTATTCAAATATATAAAATCTCTTTATAGAATTATGAGAAATAATCAATACGATATTATTCATGTTTCACAAGGATACTGGGGATTTGCTTTTATTATTATTGCTTTTGTTTTAGGTATTAAAATTCGAATAGCTCACGCTCATATGGCTTATGTTCCAGAAAATAGATACCAGACTATAAAACGGAAGATCTTTTCTGCCTTAACTCGTTTGTTTGCTACAGATTTGTTTGCTTGTGGGATAGATTCTGCTTGTTGGATGTGGGGAGAAAAGAATTATAAAAATAATAATATCCACATAATGAGTAATGCTATTGATGGAACAAAATTTATATTTAATTCAAAATTACGTCAGAAATTACGTCAGGAATGGAAGGTTGAGTCTAATTTTGTAATCGGAAATGTGGGAAGATTAGAGTGTCAAAAAAATCAGCTTTTCTTAGTTAATTTATTTAGTGAAATTTTAAAAATTGCTCCACATAGTAGATTAATGCTTATTGGGCGTGGAAGTCTAGAATCTCAGCTAAGAGAGAAAGTCCATGAGTTAGGCATTGATGATTTTGTAATTTTTACAGGAGTTAGAGATGATGTACATAAGTTACTTAATTTAATGGATGTATTTGTCTTACCGTCTCTTTTTGAAGGTTTTCCAATTACTCTTATAGAAGCACAAATGAACGGTTTGCCCATTGTTGTCTCTAGCAACATTACAAATGAGTCAAAATTTTCTGAATTATATACGTCTTTGCCTCTAAATATAGATCTTAAAGAATGGGCGAAAGAGATAGTTGGATTTAATGATACCAGAGTGGCAGTAGATAAAACAATCCAAATGCAGAGGGATGTAAATTATTTAGCTCCAATACAAAAATCATGGTATGTGAGGAGGCTAGAAAGTCTTGAAAAAAAATCAAATAAATAGCAATCTAAAAATTTCAGTAAAAGATTTACTTTTTTTAATAAGTTATTTGTTTTTCATGACAATATTCTTTTATTGGGCATATCAAAATTTTTTTAGCTCATATATTTCAAGTTATGAATATATAATATCTCCCTGGATTTTTGGATCCTTACTCTTAAATATTATTGGTTACATATTAATTTTTAAGACTCCCTTGACAGAGCCCTCATTATGGTATGTACTATCCTCTTATTTGTTCATGTTTGGACATATATTTTTGAAAATCTTTAATTTAGAAACATCTTTAATTTGGAATCCGGCTATTTACTTTTCACCAACTGAAATGTTTAAAGGCTCACTATATGCTCTTCAAAGCATAACTTGTATTTGTTTTGGTTATTTTGTGCATCTTTCATTTAATAAGAGAATTGAAGTCAATTTCAACGAAAATTCAAAAAAAGAAACGGATATAAAAATGTTTAATGTAGGTTTCATAATATTTTGGATAGGTTTTGTGTGTGCCCTTATAAATTCTTATGTTGTAGTTACTTCTACTTATAATGCAGGGACGTATGTTGCTTATGCAGATGTTGCGGGTTCTACAGGGCTATTAGATGATTTCAGTTATCTGGTTATTCCAGGCTCTTTATATATTTTATGTAGTAGAAAATGGAACAGACAAACTGCAAAGTTATTTACTTATTGTATTTGTACGTTCTTTTTAATAATAATGATTTTCAGTGGTAGTAGAAAGAGTCAATTATTTTCTATTTTGACAGTTTTGCTATGTTATAATAGTTTGCATGGGAAGAATAAATATAAAGTTTCATCAGCATTTATAAATAGTATTTTGGTATTTCTTTTCTTGAATTTAATATATATTATAAGAGAATACAGGACAAATTTAACTTCAATAATTCCTGAGTTTTTTTCTAGCCTAATATCTCTAGAATTTCTAAGAAAAATTTTTGGTGAAACTTTTGCAGAGACGGGCTTAAGTATGTATTCAGTTGTTTCTGTATTAAAGTATGTGCCAAGTGTTTTTCAATATGAATATGGTTTGACATTTATTCGTAGTGTGTTATCTATTTTCCCATTAGGTAGTCTATTTCCAACATTTTTTAATGCAGGTTATTCTACTGTATTAATTAATCGCTATACGGGTATTCCTGTTGGTTCGAGTCTCATTGGAGATTTTTATTGGAATTTTGGCATTATAGGTGCATTAGTTATAAGTTTTTTCTTTGGCCAGTTACTTGGAAAAATTGGGGATATTAAGTATAAATTTAAGGATAGACTCCCAATGTATTTCTCATTACTATTTATAATTTTTTTATGTATTCGAGCAGGATTGATGGATATCATGAGACCGTTAGTAATCATTACAGTTATCCCAGTTGTTGTGGATGGTTTTTTTAGCGCACAATACAGAAAGTAGGAAAATATGAAGATTTTATTACATGGTGCAACAGATTTTGGTTCGTCTAATTTTGGGGATTTTCTTTATGGGGAAATTTACTACTCATTTATTAAACAAGTATTACCAAATGCACAGATATCGTTTTATAATCCGTCGGATTATTTTAAAAAATATATTAGTAATTATGATTTTTCGAAAAATGATTCGAGAAGTGCAGACTTGCTAATCTACTTTTCAGGTGGATATTTTGGTGAAGGGCATAATGCAAGATTAAAACATAATTTGATGCAGTTTGTAAGGTTTATGCCAGTTGGTTTGAGTAGCTTAATAAAAAAAAGAGATATAATTATATCTGGAATTGGAGCCGGTCCAAACACTAATCCTATTCTGACACAATCAATAAAAGCTGTCTGTAAAAAGGCAAAATTAGTGACTGTACGAGACAATGAATCAAAAATAGCTTTAGAAAAACTAGGTGTTGATTCAGTAATTGAAGGGGCAGATTCTATATTATCATTTGACTATTCTCAAATTGCAGAAAAGACAGAGCAAATTGATAGGATTATTACTGAATCGGAGGGGAGAAGATTGGTTTTTGTACATTACAATCATTCAGATGAGGCCCTTGAAAAATTTGCTAGTCTAGTTAATAGATTGACGCAAGATACAAATGAGTATCACTTTGTTATTGGTTCAGATCAAATTTTAAGAGATGAAGATGAAAAATTAGGTCGTTTTAAAAAATTAGTAAAGACAGATTTTTCGCACTTTAGATATGATTCGCCTTTTGAATTACTTTATTTATTACAAAAAGTTGATAATGTAGTAACCTGTAAGTTACATGTTGGTGTACTTGCAACTCTTTTTCAAAAATCAGTAATTTGTATTGCAGAGCATCCAACGAAATCAAAAAGATATTACAATCGTATTGGATATCCTGACAATTGTATTTCACTTTATGATTCATCCGAAGAGGAAATTTATAAGCTGTTTAAGAAAATGAGTAAAGAGGTTGTGACGATACCTAATCAAGAGATTACTAAAGCAAAATTACACTATGATTTATTAGAAGAGAAGTTATTAGAGTATGAGCGCTAAAAAAAGTAAATTGTTAAAAAACACTTTATATTTATACATTTTAACATTTGTTAAAATGATATTTCCTATTATAACCCTACCGTATTTGACTAGAGTATTATCAATTGATAATTATGGATTAGTTGCGTATGTTAAGTCTTATAATGCATATGTTCAACTTATCATTGATTTCGGTTTTATTTTATCTGCAACGAAGCTAATTGTAAGATTTAAGAATGATTACTCTAAAGTCGGAAGAGTTACTGGTAATG
Above is a window of Streptococcus cristatus ATCC 51100 DNA encoding:
- a CDS encoding polysaccharide pyruvyl transferase family protein, which produces MKILLHGATDFGSSNFGDFLYGEIYYSFIKQVLPNAQISFYNPSDYFKKYISNYDFSKNDSRSADLLIYFSGGYFGEGHNARLKHNLMQFVRFMPVGLSSLIKKRDIIISGIGAGPNTNPILTQSIKAVCKKAKLVTVRDNESKIALEKLGVDSVIEGADSILSFDYSQIAEKTEQIDRIITESEGRRLVFVHYNHSDEALEKFASLVNRLTQDTNEYHFVIGSDQILRDEDEKLGRFKKLVKTDFSHFRYDSPFELLYLLQKVDNVVTCKLHVGVLATLFQKSVICIAEHPTKSKRYYNRIGYPDNCISLYDSSEEEIYKLFKKMSKEVVTIPNQEITKAKLHYDLLEEKLLEYER
- a CDS encoding glycosyltransferase, translating into MAKILHTIPALDGGGADRVIFDYTVRMIPDLEFDFIVHSEDKGILEEELLNKGCQIFHVPSLKTSGLFKYIKSLYRIMRNNQYDIIHVSQGYWGFAFIIIAFVLGIKIRIAHAHMAYVPENRYQTIKRKIFSALTRLFATDLFACGIDSACWMWGEKNYKNNNIHIMSNAIDGTKFIFNSKLRQKLRQEWKVESNFVIGNVGRLECQKNQLFLVNLFSEILKIAPHSRLMLIGRGSLESQLREKVHELGIDDFVIFTGVRDDVHKLLNLMDVFVLPSLFEGFPITLIEAQMNGLPIVVSSNITNESKFSELYTSLPLNIDLKEWAKEIVGFNDTRVAVDKTIQMQRDVNYLAPIQKSWYVRRLESLEKKSNK
- a CDS encoding NAD-dependent epimerase/dehydratase family protein, with protein sequence MKILVTGANGYLGKGVVKVLLDQGVNVIATDFHSDFIDQRATIKCVDLFKLTNPFEFFEQPDILVHMAWRDGFIHHSDNHLRDLPEHYEFIKKMVEAGVKKVAVLGSMHEVGFFEGSINETTPTNPQSLYGISKNALRNAVELLCKKHSIIFQWLRGFYIVGNTIDGSSIFSKIVQANDNQQEVFPFTMGLNQFDFIDYDDFCVGVAQTVLQDNIVGIINICSGSPEKLADRVERFIQENNFNIKLQYGAFPDRPYDSKAVWGDVSKLTKILEQSK
- a CDS encoding O-antigen polymerase; this translates as MKKNQINSNLKISVKDLLFLISYLFFMTIFFYWAYQNFFSSYISSYEYIISPWIFGSLLLNIIGYILIFKTPLTEPSLWYVLSSYLFMFGHIFLKIFNLETSLIWNPAIYFSPTEMFKGSLYALQSITCICFGYFVHLSFNKRIEVNFNENSKKETDIKMFNVGFIIFWIGFVCALINSYVVVTSTYNAGTYVAYADVAGSTGLLDDFSYLVIPGSLYILCSRKWNRQTAKLFTYCICTFFLIIMIFSGSRKSQLFSILTVLLCYNSLHGKNKYKVSSAFINSILVFLFLNLIYIIREYRTNLTSIIPEFFSSLISLEFLRKIFGETFAETGLSMYSVVSVLKYVPSVFQYEYGLTFIRSVLSIFPLGSLFPTFFNAGYSTVLINRYTGIPVGSSLIGDFYWNFGIIGALVISFFFGQLLGKIGDIKYKFKDRLPMYFSLLFIIFLCIRAGLMDIMRPLVIITVIPVVVDGFFSAQYRK
- a CDS encoding DapH/DapD/GlmU-related protein, with the protein product MSNKYTISEFITTGFSYVLTKLFDRKARLIRRPIYIRGKSDLFYKKGFTTGHGCRFDLKGDNEIRLIFGENCELGDGVHIVAHEKVVIGNNVLMASKIFISDTSHGDYSDEKQDSPLTTPNKRPLITNPVTIGDNVWLGENVVVLPGVEIGSGSIVGANSVVNKSIPENSIAVGSPAKVIKTFDFSNNQWKKVEVE